In Cicer arietinum cultivar CDC Frontier isolate Library 1 chromosome 1, Cicar.CDCFrontier_v2.0, whole genome shotgun sequence, one DNA window encodes the following:
- the LOC101498112 gene encoding guanosine deaminase-like isoform X2: MVQTKDGTVAVASAFAGHKEAIKNRDHKFLRKAVEEAYKGVECEDGGPFGAVIVCNDEVIASCHNMVLRNTDPTAHAEVTAIREACKKLKQIELSDCEIYTSCEPCPMCFGAIHLSRVKRLVYGAKAEAAIAIGFDDFIADALRGTGFYQKAQLEIKRADGNEAIIAEEVFEKTKEKFRMY, from the exons A TGGTGCAAACTAAGGATGGAACTGTTGCAGTAGCTTCTGCTTTTGCTGGCCATAAGGAAG CTATAAAGAACAGAGATCAcaaatttttaagaaaagcagttgaagaagcaTACAAAGGGGTAGAATGTGAAGATGGAGGTCCTTTTGGAGCTGTTATTGTTTGTAATGATGAAGTAATTGCTAGTTGTCACAATATGGTTTTGAGGAACACAGACCCAACTGCTCATGCTGAAGTCACAGCAATAAGAGAG GCTTGTAAGAAACTGAAGCAGATAGAACTTTCAGATTGTGAAATATATACTTCTTGCGAGCCATGCCCAATGTGCTTTGGTGCTATCCACCTTTCTAGAGTTAAG aGGTTGGTTTATGGAGCAAAAGCTGAGGCAGCAATTGCAATTGGTTTCGATGATTTTATTGCTGATGCATTGAGAGGTACTGGATTTTACCAAAAAGCCCAATTGGAAATTAAAAGAGCTGATGGCAATGAGGCCATTATTGCTGAAGAAGTCTTTgagaaaacaaaggaaaaatttcgAATGTATTAA
- the LOC101497792 gene encoding uncharacterized protein isoform X2, which produces MLPPFTCKTEYLNFSKIINSASMSLQMQSHSLLSFNFNKSQILTKIHPTSLSRTPFTIRVRSSTTSPPINPLSSPSLVASILPTPISINLGFRPTPELGLFSHLLVLSMAFGAFFSVAVISIPTLMAFGRLGASVKKLSNVVSEEVPGTLASLNLSSLELKDLTQQLSSLRS; this is translated from the exons ATGCTCCCTCCGTTCACATGCAAAACAGAGTACCTgaatttttccaaaatcataaaCTCAGCATCAATGTCGCTTCAAATGCAATCACACTCTCTACTTTCTTTCAATTTCAACAAATCGCAAATCCTCACGAAAATACACCCCACGTCACTTTCACGCACCCCATTCACCATTCGAGTCAGAAGCTCAACCACCTCGCCACCGATAAATCCACTTTCTTCGCCGTCGCTGGTCGCATCAATACTACCCACTCCGATTTCGATAAACCTAGGGTTTCGTCCGACCCCTGAATTGGGTCTTTTCTCTCACTTGTTAGTTCTCTCCATG GCATTTGGTGCATTTTTCTCCGTGGCAGTAATTTCAATTCCAACATTAATG GCTTTTGGTAGATTAGGAGCTTCTGTGAAGAAATTGTCCAATGTTGTTTCTGAGGAGGTACCTGGAACTTTAGCTTCTCTCAATCTTTCTAGTTTAGAGCTCAAGGATTTGACACAACAATTAAGCAGTCTCAG GTCGTGA
- the LOC101497792 gene encoding uncharacterized protein isoform X1, protein MLPPFTCKTEYLNFSKIINSASMSLQMQSHSLLSFNFNKSQILTKIHPTSLSRTPFTIRVRSSTTSPPINPLSSPSLVASILPTPISINLGFRPTPELGLFSHLLVLSMAFGAFFSVAVISIPTLMAFGRLGASVKKLSNVVSEEVPGTLASLNLSSLELKDLTQQLSSLRHIVSGIGIGKKDGSTIRSRYFR, encoded by the exons ATGCTCCCTCCGTTCACATGCAAAACAGAGTACCTgaatttttccaaaatcataaaCTCAGCATCAATGTCGCTTCAAATGCAATCACACTCTCTACTTTCTTTCAATTTCAACAAATCGCAAATCCTCACGAAAATACACCCCACGTCACTTTCACGCACCCCATTCACCATTCGAGTCAGAAGCTCAACCACCTCGCCACCGATAAATCCACTTTCTTCGCCGTCGCTGGTCGCATCAATACTACCCACTCCGATTTCGATAAACCTAGGGTTTCGTCCGACCCCTGAATTGGGTCTTTTCTCTCACTTGTTAGTTCTCTCCATG GCATTTGGTGCATTTTTCTCCGTGGCAGTAATTTCAATTCCAACATTAATG GCTTTTGGTAGATTAGGAGCTTCTGTGAAGAAATTGTCCAATGTTGTTTCTGAGGAGGTACCTGGAACTTTAGCTTCTCTCAATCTTTCTAGTTTAGAGCTCAAGGATTTGACACAACAATTAAGCAGTCTCAG GCATATAGTTTCGGGTATTGGCATTGGAAAGAAGGATGGGAGCACTATCAGATCAAGATACTTTCGCTAG